One Babylonia areolata isolate BAREFJ2019XMU chromosome 27, ASM4173473v1, whole genome shotgun sequence DNA window includes the following coding sequences:
- the LOC143301149 gene encoding actin-like protein 6A isoform X2 produces the protein MSGGVYGGDEVGALVFDIGSYSFRAGYAGEDTPKAEIPTHVGVVEEIEAAMETDGGDGPPQPEKKYLIDTVYMKHPRKNMNLVSFLKDGMVEDWDIFEKVMDYAYNRSIKSESCLHPLLMSEPAWNTKAKREKMTEIMFEKYNIPAFFLCKNSVLSAFANGRSTALILDSGATHTSAVPVYDGYVLTQGIVKSPLAGDFIAREIGQLMEELNIEVVPPYLISSKEAVGDKAPPKWKRKENIEVTKSFQSYMEKDVFQDFAASILQVSDTPYDPSVVDSMPAVHYEFPNGYNQDFGSERFKACEGLFDPSIIKEAQGNSMLGVGHVVTTSVGMCDIDIRPSLYGGVIVVGGNSLIQGFTDRLNRDLSNKTPPSMRLKIIAAASSAERRFSSWIGGSILASLGSFQQMWVSKQEYEEGGKGCVERKCP, from the exons ATGAGTGGTGGAGTGTATGGGGGCG ATGAAGTTGGGGCCTTGGTGTTTGACATTGGGTCTTACTCCTTCCGGGCAGGCTACGCAGGTGAAGATACCCCGAAG GCAGAGATCCCTACCCatgtaggggtggtggaggaaattGAGGCTGCCATGGAGACAGATGGAGGCGATGGTCCTCCCCAGCCAGAAAAGAAGTACCTGAttgacacagtgtacatgaaacACCCCCGTAAAAACATGAACCTGGTCAGTTTTCTCAAGGATGGCATGG TGGAAGACTGGGACATCTTTGAGAAGGTGATGGACTATGCCTACAATCGCAGTATCAAGTCAGAGTCTTGTCTTCACCCATTGCTCATGTCAGAACCTGCt TGGAATAccaaggcaaagagagaaaaaatgacagAAATCATGTTTGAGAAATACAACATTCCTGCCTTCTTTCTCtgcaaaaattctgtgctctctGC TTTTGCAAATGGTCGTTCCACAGCTCTCATTCTGGACAGTGGTGCCACTCACACTTCAGCAGTACCAGTCTATGACGGCTATGTTCTGACACAGG GCATTGTAAAGTCTCCACTTGCTGGTGACTTCATCGCAAGAGAAATTGGCCAGTTGATGGAGGAACTGAACATTGAAGTGGTTCCACCCTATCTCATCAGCAGCAAG GAGgcggtcggagacaaagctccaccaaaatggaaaaggaaagaaaacattgAGGTCACCAAGTCATTTCAAAGCTATATGGAAAAG GATGTGTTCCAAGactttgctgcttccatcttgCAAGTGTCTGACACTCCTTATGACCCAAG CGTTGTGGACTCCATGCCGGCTGTCCACTATGAGTTCCCCAATGGCTACAACCAGGACTTTGGCAGTGAGCGATTCAAAGCATGTGAGGGTCTGTTTGATCCTTCCATCATAAAG GAAGCCCAGGGCAACTCCATGTTGGGTGTGGGCCATGTGGTGACCACCAGTGTGGGAATGTGTGACATTGATATCAGGCCG agCTTGTATGGTGGAGTGATCGTGGTGGGTGGGAACTCCCTCATCCAGGGATTTACGGATCGTCTAAACCGTGACCTCAGCAACAAAACACCGCCT AGTATGAGGCTGAAGATCATCGCTGCGGCAAGCTCAGCAGAGAGGAGGTTCAGCAGCTGGATAGGGGGCTCCATTTTAGCTTCTTTG ggGTCTTTCCAGCAGATGTGGGTGTCCAAGCAGGAGTACGAAGAGGGAGGCAAAGGCTGTGTAGAACGCAAATGTCCATGA
- the LOC143301149 gene encoding actin-like protein 6A isoform X1, with the protein MSGGVYGGDEVGALVFDIGSYSFRAGYAGEDTPKAEIPTHVGVVEEIEAAMETDGGDGPPQPEKKYLIDTVYMKHPRKNMNLVSFLKDGMVEDWDIFEKVMDYAYNRSIKSESCLHPLLMSEPAWNTKAKREKMTEIMFEKYNIPAFFLCKNSVLSAFANGRSTALILDSGATHTSAVPVYDGYVLTQGIVKSPLAGDFIAREIGQLMEELNIEVVPPYLISSKEAVGDKAPPKWKRKENIEVTKSFQSYMEKDVFQDFAASILQVSDTPYDPSCSDSVVDSMPAVHYEFPNGYNQDFGSERFKACEGLFDPSIIKEAQGNSMLGVGHVVTTSVGMCDIDIRPSLYGGVIVVGGNSLIQGFTDRLNRDLSNKTPPSMRLKIIAAASSAERRFSSWIGGSILASLGSFQQMWVSKQEYEEGGKGCVERKCP; encoded by the exons ATGAGTGGTGGAGTGTATGGGGGCG ATGAAGTTGGGGCCTTGGTGTTTGACATTGGGTCTTACTCCTTCCGGGCAGGCTACGCAGGTGAAGATACCCCGAAG GCAGAGATCCCTACCCatgtaggggtggtggaggaaattGAGGCTGCCATGGAGACAGATGGAGGCGATGGTCCTCCCCAGCCAGAAAAGAAGTACCTGAttgacacagtgtacatgaaacACCCCCGTAAAAACATGAACCTGGTCAGTTTTCTCAAGGATGGCATGG TGGAAGACTGGGACATCTTTGAGAAGGTGATGGACTATGCCTACAATCGCAGTATCAAGTCAGAGTCTTGTCTTCACCCATTGCTCATGTCAGAACCTGCt TGGAATAccaaggcaaagagagaaaaaatgacagAAATCATGTTTGAGAAATACAACATTCCTGCCTTCTTTCTCtgcaaaaattctgtgctctctGC TTTTGCAAATGGTCGTTCCACAGCTCTCATTCTGGACAGTGGTGCCACTCACACTTCAGCAGTACCAGTCTATGACGGCTATGTTCTGACACAGG GCATTGTAAAGTCTCCACTTGCTGGTGACTTCATCGCAAGAGAAATTGGCCAGTTGATGGAGGAACTGAACATTGAAGTGGTTCCACCCTATCTCATCAGCAGCAAG GAGgcggtcggagacaaagctccaccaaaatggaaaaggaaagaaaacattgAGGTCACCAAGTCATTTCAAAGCTATATGGAAAAG GATGTGTTCCAAGactttgctgcttccatcttgCAAGTGTCTGACACTCCTTATGACCCAAG TTGTTCTGACAGCGTTGTGGACTCCATGCCGGCTGTCCACTATGAGTTCCCCAATGGCTACAACCAGGACTTTGGCAGTGAGCGATTCAAAGCATGTGAGGGTCTGTTTGATCCTTCCATCATAAAG GAAGCCCAGGGCAACTCCATGTTGGGTGTGGGCCATGTGGTGACCACCAGTGTGGGAATGTGTGACATTGATATCAGGCCG agCTTGTATGGTGGAGTGATCGTGGTGGGTGGGAACTCCCTCATCCAGGGATTTACGGATCGTCTAAACCGTGACCTCAGCAACAAAACACCGCCT AGTATGAGGCTGAAGATCATCGCTGCGGCAAGCTCAGCAGAGAGGAGGTTCAGCAGCTGGATAGGGGGCTCCATTTTAGCTTCTTTG ggGTCTTTCCAGCAGATGTGGGTGTCCAAGCAGGAGTACGAAGAGGGAGGCAAAGGCTGTGTAGAACGCAAATGTCCATGA
- the LOC143300956 gene encoding uncharacterized protein LOC143300956: MPGMSKEKVSEAETSFTLRNAGSGFEGRSSGIFGQLDVLERQHVSHEQSRTDLEEFANLTGEENEFDEGNRSQTKRKNDAAGSGSDFNASGEAAQNSDADKRSDGLLGGKRPSRREAQFRRPSGRPPGRHRGRGRYSRIPDHRNKPQNWTYYSLEDVQGSDMSEKSNTQAALAFLDERRKLRENQDMDTKEEEAFDVASAACSKGLFSFAKRNKTEKSGNTHSNEKLDKDLPSLIDNADEPDEEKTSVSAVKSAASDIGTDVEQTLDEEGSSTAKDDTIQTGFKSRKRGVRRNIRARDDDD; this comes from the coding sequence ATGCCAGGCATGTCCAAGGAAAAAGTCAGTGAAGCGGAAACTTCCTTCACATTGAGAAATGCAGGCAGTGGTTTTGAGGGACGGAGCAGTGGCATCTTTGGTCAGCTGGATGTTCTGGAACGCCAGCATGTCTCTCATGAACAGAGCAGGACAGACTTAGAAGAATTTGCCAACCTGACAGGTGAAGAAAATGAGTTTGACGAAGGGAACCGTTCTCAGACTAAAAGAAAGAATGATGCTGCAGGAAGTGGAAGTGATTTTAATGCTTCAGGTGAGGCAGCACAAAATTCTGATGCAGACAAACGGAGTGATGGGCTGTTGGGTGGTAAACGGCCCTCCAGGAGAGAAGCCCAGTTCAGAAGACCCTCTGGAAGACCACCTGGCAGACACAGAGGACGTGGTCGATACAGCAGGATACCGGACCACAGAAACAAGCCACAGAATTGGACCTATTATTCTCTGGAAGATGTACAAGGATCAGATATGTCTGAAAAATCCAACACTCAGGCTGCTCTGGCATTCTTGGATGAGCGGCGCAAGCTCAGAGAAAATCAAGATATGGATACAAAGGAAGAAGAGGCTTTTGATGTAGCATCCGCAGCTTGCTCCAAAGGACTGTTCTCTTTTGCTAAACGAAACAAGACTGAAAAATCTGGAAATACACATAGTAATGAAAAGCTTGACAAAGACTTACCCTCACTAATTGATAATGCAGATGAGCCTGATGAAGAAAAAACATCAGTGTCTGCTGTGAAGTCGGCTGCATCAGACATAGGGACAGATGTAGAGCAGACATTGGATGAAGAAGGTTCTTCCACTGCCAAAGATGACACAATCCAGACTGGCTTCAAAAGCCGCAAAAGAGGAGTCAGACGCAATATCCGTgctcgtgatgatgatgactaa
- the LOC143300957 gene encoding electron transfer flavoprotein regulatory factor 1-like, producing MSSQPLRPKVIQLYKTLLFLGRDYPKGYDYFRTKLKNAFMKHKDVADPAEIEMLLARGDYIVKELEALYMLRKYRTLKKRYYSDKPGS from the exons ATGTCTTCTCAACCTCTGCGTCCCAAAGTCATCCAGCTGTACAAGACG TTGCTGTTTCTTGGTCGAGACTACCCAAAAGGCTATGACTACTTTCGCACAAAGCTGAAGAATGCATTCATGAAGCACAAAGATGTAGCAGATCCTGCAGAAATCGAGATGCTTTTGGCCCGGGGTGACTACATTGTGAAAGAACTTGAGGCATTGTACATGCTGCGTAAATACCGGACACTAAAGAAACGCTATTATAGTGACAAGCCAGGCTCATGA